From one Rosa rugosa chromosome 4, drRosRugo1.1, whole genome shotgun sequence genomic stretch:
- the LOC133743170 gene encoding uncharacterized protein LOC133743170 isoform X1, with the protein MKLRFKMEPEALTLVLVNLAGIMERADESLLPGVYKEVGAALHTDPTGLGSLTLFRSMVQSLCYPIAAYLAVRHNRAHVIALGAFLWAAATFLVAFSSTFYQVAMSRALNGIGLALVAPAMQSLVADSTDDSSRGTAFGWLQLTGNIGSIIGGLCSILIAPLTIMGIPGWRISFHLVGLISVVVGILVRIYATDPHFPEGATKESSQTPSKSFLSEVKELAKEAKSVIKIPSFQIVVAQGVTGSFPWSALSFAPMWLELTGFSHGKSAFLIVLFVIGNSLGGLFGGKMGDILSVRFPNAGRIMLAQISSASAIPLAAILLLVLPDDPSTAVIHGLVLFIMGFSISWNAPAANNPIFAEIVPERSRTNVYALDRSFESILSSFAPPVVGILAQHVYGYKPVAAGSSASEEIATDRGNASSLAKALYTAIGIPMALCCVIYSFLYCTYPRDRERARMEVLIESEMQQIELENSPRGEEHSRMRFPESEELFVNDRTVIDVEYEGEKGLVGDAEDDEQVLLYRQLTFANMSRE; encoded by the exons ATGAAGCTGAGATTCAAAATGGAGCCGGAGGCGTTGACCCTGGTGCTGGTCAACCTCGCCGGGATCATGGAGCGAGCCGACGAGTCGTTACTTCCTGGCGTGTACAAGGAGGTCGGTGCGGCTCTTCATACCGACCCGACTGGGCTCGGGTCGCTCACTCTTTTCCGGTCCATGGTCCAGTCCCTCTGTTACCCCATCGCGGCTTACCTGGCCGTGCGTCACAACCGGGCCCACGTCATCGCCCTCGGTGCCTTTCTCTGGGCCGCCGCCACTTTTCTCGTCGCGTTTTCCTCCACTTTCTATCAG GTGGCTATGTCCAGAGCTTTGAATGGGATTGGCCTTGCTCTAGTTGCTCCTGCTATGCAGTCACTTGTGGCTGACTCAACTGATGATAGCAGCCGGGGTACGGCTTTTGGGTGGCTTCAGCTAACTGGCAACATTGGTTCGATAATTGGTGGCCTTTGCTCAATACTGATAGCTCCATTGACGATCATGGGGATCCCTGGTTGGAGGATTTCCTTTcatcttgttgggctgattaGTGTTGTAGTAGGTATTTTAGTCCGTATATATGCCACTGATCCACATTTTCCAGAGGGTGCAACAAAAGAAAGCAGTCAGACTCCTAGTAAATCGTTTTTGTCAGAAGTTAAGGAGCTGGCTAAAGAAGCTAAGTCGGTTATTAAAATCCCTTCTTTCCAGATTGTTGTGGCACAGGGTGTTACTGGCTCGTTTCCTTGGTCAGCATTATCATTTGCGCCAATGTGGCTCGAACTTACTGGCTTTTCTCATGGGAAATCCGCTTTCCTCATTGTCTTGTTTGTGATTGGTAATTCTCTTGGGGGTCTCTTTGGAGGTAAAATGGGGGATATCCTATCGGTGCGTTTTCCAAATGCTGGAAGGATAATGCTAGCACAGATAAGCTCAGCGTCTGCAATACCTCTCGCAGCAATTCTGCTACTTGTATTGCCTGATGATCCATCTACAGCTGTCATCCATGGTTTAGTTTTGTTCATCATGGGATTCTCAATATCTTGGAATGCTCCAGCTGCAAACAA TCCAATTTTTGCTGAGATAGTTCCTGAGAGATCCCGAACAAATGTATATGCTCTGGACAGATCTTTTGAGTCCATACTCTCCTCATTTGCTCCTCCAGTAGTTGGGATTTTGGCGCAGCACGTTTACGGTTATAAACCAGTTGCTGCAGGGTCCAGTGCATCTGAAGAGATTGCCACAGATAGAGGGAATGCATCATCTTTGGCAAAAGCACTGTACACAGCAATAGGAATTCCAATGGCTCTGTGTTGTGTTATCTACTCATTCCTATATTGCACCTACCCAAGAGACAGGGAGCGTGCTCGAATGGAGGTTTTAATAGAATCAGAGATGCAACAAATAGAATTAGAAAATTCACCTAGAGGAGAAGAACATTCCCGGATGCGGTTCCCTGAGTCAGAAGAACTATTTGTGAATGATAGAACTGTCATTGATGTGGAGTACGAGGGTGAGAAAGGCCTTGTTGGTGATGCTGAGGATGATGAACAGGTATTGCTGTACCGCCAGTTGACCTTCGCCAATATGAGCCGGGAGTGA
- the LOC133743170 gene encoding uncharacterized protein LOC133743170 isoform X2 produces MQSLVADSTDDSSRGTAFGWLQLTGNIGSIIGGLCSILIAPLTIMGIPGWRISFHLVGLISVVVGILVRIYATDPHFPEGATKESSQTPSKSFLSEVKELAKEAKSVIKIPSFQIVVAQGVTGSFPWSALSFAPMWLELTGFSHGKSAFLIVLFVIGNSLGGLFGGKMGDILSVRFPNAGRIMLAQISSASAIPLAAILLLVLPDDPSTAVIHGLVLFIMGFSISWNAPAANNPIFAEIVPERSRTNVYALDRSFESILSSFAPPVVGILAQHVYGYKPVAAGSSASEEIATDRGNASSLAKALYTAIGIPMALCCVIYSFLYCTYPRDRERARMEVLIESEMQQIELENSPRGEEHSRMRFPESEELFVNDRTVIDVEYEGEKGLVGDAEDDEQVLLYRQLTFANMSRE; encoded by the exons ATGCAGTCACTTGTGGCTGACTCAACTGATGATAGCAGCCGGGGTACGGCTTTTGGGTGGCTTCAGCTAACTGGCAACATTGGTTCGATAATTGGTGGCCTTTGCTCAATACTGATAGCTCCATTGACGATCATGGGGATCCCTGGTTGGAGGATTTCCTTTcatcttgttgggctgattaGTGTTGTAGTAGGTATTTTAGTCCGTATATATGCCACTGATCCACATTTTCCAGAGGGTGCAACAAAAGAAAGCAGTCAGACTCCTAGTAAATCGTTTTTGTCAGAAGTTAAGGAGCTGGCTAAAGAAGCTAAGTCGGTTATTAAAATCCCTTCTTTCCAGATTGTTGTGGCACAGGGTGTTACTGGCTCGTTTCCTTGGTCAGCATTATCATTTGCGCCAATGTGGCTCGAACTTACTGGCTTTTCTCATGGGAAATCCGCTTTCCTCATTGTCTTGTTTGTGATTGGTAATTCTCTTGGGGGTCTCTTTGGAGGTAAAATGGGGGATATCCTATCGGTGCGTTTTCCAAATGCTGGAAGGATAATGCTAGCACAGATAAGCTCAGCGTCTGCAATACCTCTCGCAGCAATTCTGCTACTTGTATTGCCTGATGATCCATCTACAGCTGTCATCCATGGTTTAGTTTTGTTCATCATGGGATTCTCAATATCTTGGAATGCTCCAGCTGCAAACAA TCCAATTTTTGCTGAGATAGTTCCTGAGAGATCCCGAACAAATGTATATGCTCTGGACAGATCTTTTGAGTCCATACTCTCCTCATTTGCTCCTCCAGTAGTTGGGATTTTGGCGCAGCACGTTTACGGTTATAAACCAGTTGCTGCAGGGTCCAGTGCATCTGAAGAGATTGCCACAGATAGAGGGAATGCATCATCTTTGGCAAAAGCACTGTACACAGCAATAGGAATTCCAATGGCTCTGTGTTGTGTTATCTACTCATTCCTATATTGCACCTACCCAAGAGACAGGGAGCGTGCTCGAATGGAGGTTTTAATAGAATCAGAGATGCAACAAATAGAATTAGAAAATTCACCTAGAGGAGAAGAACATTCCCGGATGCGGTTCCCTGAGTCAGAAGAACTATTTGTGAATGATAGAACTGTCATTGATGTGGAGTACGAGGGTGAGAAAGGCCTTGTTGGTGATGCTGAGGATGATGAACAGGTATTGCTGTACCGCCAGTTGACCTTCGCCAATATGAGCCGGGAGTGA
- the LOC133743171 gene encoding uncharacterized methyltransferase At1g78140, chloroplastic, translating into MATTTLISNLSLPSQLGNSRPDSLKLNPFAVNFKRSFAAITVRASSTAFVEATPTDPVEVQDNEGTTCNDLFACPICFDPFSSNGESGSGSGFECSTCKKTYFGNEIHLDLTVASGAKNYGESMPAATEIFRTPLVSFLYERGWRQSFSVWGGFPGPEKEFELIKDYLKPVLGGSIIDASCGSGLFSRLFAKSGLFSHVVALDYSENMLKQCYEFIEKEENFPKENITLVRADISRLPFATSSVDAVHAGAAIHCWPSPSGAVAEISRVLRPGGVFVATTYILDGPFSFVPFLREGTKRTRQISGSQIFLSEGELEDICTACGLVGFTAVRNRLFVMISATKPS; encoded by the exons ATGGCGACGACGACCCTCATCAGCAACCTCTCTCTCCCGAGTCAACTCGGCAACTCGAGGCCCGACTCGCTCAAGCTCAACCCTTTCGCCGTTAATTTCAAACGCTCTTTCGCGGCAATCACTGTTCGAGCTTCTTCCACCGCCTTCGTCGAGGCCACCCCAACT GACCCAGTTGAGGTTCAGGATAATGAGGGCACCACCTGCAACGACTTGTTTGCTTGTCCTATATGCTTTGATCCATTTTCATCAAATGG TGAGTCTGGCTCTGGGTCAGGTTTTGAATGTAGCACTTGTAAGAAGACTTACTTTGGCAATGAGATACATTTGGACCTGACAGTGGCGAGCGGTGCCAAGAACTATGGTGAATCGATGCCGGCTGCCACAGAGATTTTCAG GACTCCGTTGGTATCTTTCCTCTATGAGAGGGGCTGGCGACAAAGCTTTTCGGTATGGGGTGGTTTTCCTGGCCCAGAGAAAGAG TTTGAGTTGATTAAGGATTACTTAAAACCAGTCTTGGGTGGTAGCATCATTGATGCTAGTTGTGGGAGTGGGTTATTTTCTAGACTTTTCGCCAAGAGTGGATTGTTTTCTCATGTTGTTGCTCTTGACTACTCAGAAAATATGTTGAAGCAGTGCTATGAGTTCATTGAAAAGGAAGAGAACTTCCCCAAAGA GAACATAACGTTGGTCAGAGCTGATATTTCTAGGCTTCCCTTTGCTACAAGTTCTGTTGATGCTGTGCATGCTGGTGCTGCAATACACTGTTGGCCTTCACCATCAGGAGCT GTTGCTGAAATTAGCAGAGTACTGCGACCTGGTGGGGTGTTTGTTGCGACAACTTACATACTTGATGGTCCTTTTTCCTTTGTCCCATTTTTGAGGGAAGGAACCAAG AGAACAAGGCAAATATCGGGCAGCCAAATCTTCCTATCTGAAGGTGAATTAGAAGACATCTGTACAGCATGTGGGCTAGTAGGTTTTACAGCCGTGAGGAATCGGTTATTTGTGATGATCTCTGCCACAAAACCAAGTTAA
- the LOC133741826 gene encoding G2/mitotic-specific cyclin S13-7-like has protein sequence MDTRGDGEVNGEVPRRNQRVALQDRTNVEAAQLLANAQKNSVNPVLVPSLQDKVALTRKCAPEKKGTKKKPIDEDVVVISSDEEEEKPVNRSEPSQGSRKEVKTLTSILTAQSKAMAGGTTNKPKEQIEDFDSADVNVVVSSDEEEEKPVNRSKPSQRSRKEVKTLTSILTARSKAMAGGTTNKPKEQIVDFDSADVNDELAVVEYVDDMYKFYKLEEDGNRVGDYLDSQPEVNSYMRSVLIDWLIEVHRKFQLMPETFYLTVDIIDRYLSVRIVPRKKFQLLGISSILIASKYEEIWAPKVNDFVCITDAAYMDDEIRDMEKEILGKLEWYLTVPTPYVFLARYIKASVSPDDEMKNMVFFLAELGVMHYQTIISYSPSMIAAAAVYAARCTLNKTPFWTATLKHHTGYSEEELRECAKVLVGFHSNAAESNFKAVYRKYSKPEFGAVAHLNPAKSF, from the exons ATGGACACCAGAG GTGATGGTGAAGTGAATGGAGAAGTACCAAGAAGGAACCAGCGAGTAGCTCTTCAAGATAGAACCAATGTCGAGGCAGCCCAGCTGTTAGCAAATGCACAGAAGAACAGTGTG AACCCAGTGCTAGTGCCTAGTCTTCAAGACAAGGTAGCTCTCACTAGAAAATGTGCCCCTGAAAAGAAGGGTACCAAGAAGAAACCCATAGATGAAGATGTGGTTGTTATAAGttctgatgaagaagaggagaaaCCTGTCAATAGAAGCGAGCCATCACAAGGGTCAAGGAAGGAAGTGAAGACTCTCACTTCGATTCTAACTGCTCAAAGCAAG GCTATGGCTGGTGGAACCACCAACAAGCCAAAGGAACAAATTGAGGACTTTGACTCAGCTGATGTTAATGTTGTTGTAAGttctgatgaagaagaggagaaaCCTGTCAATAGAAGCAAGCCATCACAACGGTCAAGGAAGGAAGTGAAGACTCTCACTTCGATTCTAACTGCTCGAAGCAAG GCTATGGCTGGTGGAACCACCAACAAGCCAAAGGAACAAATTGTGGACTTTGACTCAGCTGATGTTAATGATGAATTAGCAGTTGTTgagtatgttgatgatatgtacAAGTTCTACAAACTTGAAGAG GATGGGAACCGAGTCGGAGATTACCTGGACTCACAGCCAGAAGTCAATTCGTATATGAGATCAGTCCTCATAGACTGGCTGATAGAAGTTCACAGGAAATTTCAACTGATGCCAGAAACATTCTACCTTACCGTGGATATAATTGACAGATATCTTTCAGTGAGGATTGTTCCTAGGAAAAAATTTCAGCTACTTGGCATTAGTTCTATTTTGATAGcatcaaaatatgaggaaatttGGGCTCCAAAG GTCAATGACTTTGTATGCATAACAGACGCTGCATATATGGATGATGAGATTCGGGACATGGAGAAAGAAATCTTGGGGAAGCTGGAGTGGTATTTGACAGTTCCAACACCTTATGTCTTTCTTGCTAGATACATCAAAGCTTCTGTTTCACCTGATGATGAG ATGAAGAATATGGTTTTCTTCCTAGCTGAGCTTGGAGTCATGCATTATCAAACAATCATCTCGTACTCTCCATCCATGATAGCTGCTGCAGCTGTGTATGCTGCCCGTTGTACCCTCAACAAGACCCCTTTCTGGACTGCAACTCTGAAGCACCACACTGGCTACTCGGAAGAAGAGCTGAG GGAATGTGCTAAGGTCTTGGTTGGCTTTCACTCGAATGCTGCAGAAAGTAATTTTAAAGCTGTCTACCGGAAATACTCAAAACCTGAATTTGGTGCTGTAGCTCATCTCAATCCGGCAAAAAGCTTTTAA
- the LOC133745896 gene encoding uncharacterized protein LOC133745896 translates to MSTPVRKPHTSTSDLLTWSETPIADSPALSSSASRPHQPSDGIKKVVFGGQVTDEEVESLNKRKPCSGYKMKEMTGSGIFTGGADDEASEPRSANPTPNSKSGIRLYQQAVVGISHISFGEEEGVAPKKPTTIAEVAKLRELSGTLETEAEAEARLKKQLSDSKFKELSGHDIFAPPPEILPRETTAPRALALKGSIQIGEPTSPVHEPVKVSKAAGGQNNVIPGEDPMSKTAKKIYDKKFSELSGNDIFKGDVPPSSAEKPLSVAKLREMSGSNIFADGKAEAREYLGGVRKPPGGESSIALV, encoded by the exons ATGAGCACTCCGGTGAGGAAGCCCCACACATCCACCTCGGATCTGCTCACCTGGTCCGAAACTCCGATTGCCGACTCTCCGGCGCTCTCCTCCTCCGCTTCTCGGCCTCACCAG CCGTCGGATGGGATCAAAAAAGTGGTGTTTGGAGGTCAGGTGACGGATGAGGAGGTCGAGAGCTTAAACAAACG AAAACCTTGTTCGGGGTACAAGATGAAGGAGATGACTGGGAGTGGCATTTTTACTGGGGGAGCGGATGATGAAGCATCAGAACCTCGTAGTGCTAATCCTACCCCAAATAGCAAAAGCGGAATCCGACTGTACCAG CAAGCGGTTGTTGGAATCAGTCATATCTCATTTGGTGAGGAAGAGGGTGTTGCTCCCAAAAAGCCTACTACAATTGCTGAAGTTGCAAAGCTGCGCGAGCTGAGTGGAACCTTGGAAACtgaggcagaggcagaggcaaGGCTGAAGAAGCAGCTTTCAGACTCTAAATTTAAGGAGCTCAGTGGGCATGACATATTTGCACCCCCTCCTGAAATTTTACCTAGGGAAACTACTGCTCCACGAGCGCTGGCTTTGAAAGGAAGCATTCAAATAGGGGAACCTACTTCACCAGTACATGAACCTGTTAAGGTGTCTAAG GCTGCTGGAGGTCAGAACAATGTTATACCAGGTGAGGACCCTATGTCCAAGACGGCGAAGAAGATTTATGACAAGAAATTTTCCGAGCTGTCAGGAAATGACATATTCAAGGGCGATGTTCCTCCGTCCTCTGCTGAGAAACCACTGAGTGTGGCAAAATTGCGGGAGATGAGTGGTAGCAACATCTTTGCCGACGGGAAGGCAGAGGCTCGAGAATATTTGGGTGGCGTACGCAAACCCCCTGGCGGCGAGAGCAGCATTGCTTTGGTATAA
- the LOC133742222 gene encoding putative pumilio homolog 7, chloroplastic, whose protein sequence is MLRIAEQDQRVLMNMKNDNNNNPRIPPPYCDSNLFQLLLQSNHHHVSGSPISRASLQSEFSPSSSFSNGFYSSEDSSPYSPTPFEEAKYQTPLKHYMNGGGLWLDSKPAPPHHESHYNEILGDDLGLAESFYRMNMGDGHEGGAKRRGFERDPDGFGLGGGFLGGNIPWNVENYGLFETSRNNMSDVEAFRSSHFGVRGGFNGYVEPEFLGLGPEYVVGDSMGAVLNHMQQPSALCCGPSGAKNQMGYMVEQRKELRDDWYYRNVLENPYVARPYLDDEFVYSQLCGTDSSAGKGLMYPMSSPQFPSVAQLCVDNGAHNHPVIKQRTRGNPTRKCAGHLEGFRGEDSLAVQGKHLNHGVTKGSKSAKANKKNSCTKMPIRTEGEKSSRLDLDSYNGGSSGNDCSQSSNDSMKSLLTLGSLTEVQGYIYFLAKDQHGCRFLQRMLDEGTLQDVQLIFDRIINHVLELMTDPFGNYLMQKFLDMCNEQQRMQFVLKVTKEPGQLVRVSLDTHGTRVVQKLIETVENGKQVSLIISSLECGFLDLIKDPNGNHVVQRCLDCFSTEENRFIFDAAARFCVEIATQRHGCCVLQKCIAHASGRHRDKLVTEVSRNGLLLSQDPYGNYVVQYVIELKIPSVMARLISQLKGHFVLLSMQKCSSHVVEKCLKHYEESRAKVIQELLSVSHFEQLLQDPYANYVIQSALSVTKGPLHAALVEAVKPHTILRHSPYCKRIFTKDLLKK, encoded by the exons ATGTTGAGAATAGCTGAGCAAGACCAGAGGGTTTTGATGAACATGAAGAATGATAACAACAACAACCCAAGAATCCCTCCACCTTATTGTGATTCCAATCTTTTTCAGCTTCTGCTTCAGTCTAACCATCACCATGTGAGTGGTTCACCTATTAGCAGAGCTTCTCTGCAATCTGAGTTTTCTCCTTCGAGTTCCTTCTCAAATGGGTTTTATTCCTCTGAGGATAGCTCTCCTTATTCTCCAACCCCATTTGAGGAGGCAAAGTATCAAACACCTCTTAAGCATTACATGAATGGAGGAGGGTTGTGGTTGGACTCCAAGCCAGCACCACCACACCATGAGTCTCATTATAATGAGATTTTGGGGGATGATCTGGGGTTGGCTGAGAGTTTTTACAGGATGAATATGGGGGATGGACATGAGGGTGGTGCTAAAAGGAGGGGGTTTGAGAGAGACCCAGATGGGTTTGGGCTTGGTGGTGGTTTCTTAGGGGGTAATATTCCTTGGAATGTTGAGAACTATGGCTTGTTTGAAACTTCTAGGAACAATATGTCTGATGTTGAAGCTTTTCGGTCCTCTCATTTTGGTGTTAGAGGTGGTTTTAATGGTTATGTGGAGCCTGAGTTTCTTGGGTTGGGGCCAGAATATGTTGTTGGTGATTCAATGGGGGCTGTTCTAAATCATATGCAGCAGCCTAGTGCTTTGTGTTGTGGTCCTAGTGGTGCTAAGAACCAAATGGGTTACATGGTAGAGCAAAGAAAGGAACTGAGAGATGATTGGTATTACAGAAATGTTCTAGAGAACCCATATGTTGCCAGGCCTTACCTTGATGATGAATTTGTTTATTCACAGCTATGTGGAACAGATTCTAGTGCCGGAAAGGGTCTTATGTATCCGATGAGCTCTCCTCAGTTCCCCTCAGTTGCTCAGCTGTGTGTGGACAATGGTGCACATAATCATCCAGTGATAAAACAAAGGACTAGAGGAAATCCGACTAGGAAATGTGCAGGGCACTTAGAGGGTTTTAGAGGTGAGGATAGTCTTGCTGTACAAGGAAAACATCTGAACCATGGTGTCACTAAGGGTAGCAAGTCTGCAAAGGCTAACAAGAAGAACTCTTGCACTAAGATGCCAATCAGGACAGAAGGAGAGAAAAGCTCTAGACTAGATTTGGATTCATATAATGGAGGAAGTAGTGGAAATGACTGTAGTCAGAGCAGTAATGACTCAATGAAGTCACTGCTTACTTTGGGTTCATTGACTGAGGTCCAGGGATACATATACTTCCTAGCAAAGGATCAGCATGGTTGCCGGTTCTTACAGAGAATGCTCGATGAGGGAACCCTTCAAGATGTGCAACTAATATTTGATAGGATAATCAATCATGTTCTTGAACTTATGACAGACCCGTTTGGCAATTACCTAATGCAGAAGTTCTTGGACATGTGTAATGAACAGCAAAGAATGCAATTTGTACTTAAGGTGACCAAAGAACCGGGACAGCTTGTGAGAGTTTCCTTGGACACACATGG CACTCGTGTGGTGCAGAAGTTGATCGAGACTGTGGAAAATGGGAAACAGGTCTCTTTGATCATATCATCCCTTGAATGTGGTTTTCTTGATCTTATTAAGGATCCAAATGGCAATCATGTGGTACAGCGTTGCTTGGACTGCTTCAGCACTGAAGAGAACAGG TTTATATTTGATGCTGCTGCAAGATTCTGTGTTGAGATTGCAACTCAGCGTCATGGATGCTGTGTGCTACAAAAATGCATTGCACATGCCAGTGGGAGACATCGAGATAAGCTGGTCACTGAAGTTTCCAGGAATGGGCTTCTCCTTTCCCAAGATCCGTATGG AAACTATGTAGTTCAGTATGTCATAGAGCTGAAGATCCCATCTGTCATGGCCCGATTGATCTCTCAGTTGAAGGGGCACTTTGTACTCCTCTCCATGCAGAAATGCAGTAGTCATGTTGTTGAAAAATGCCTCAAGCACTATGAAGAGAGCCGAGCAAAAGTCATCCAGGAATTGCTCTCAGTTTCTCACTTTGAACAGCTGTTGCAAGACCCTTATGCTAACTATGTCATTCAATCTGCTCTTTCAGTTACCAAG GGCCCTCTTCACGCTGCACTGGTTGAAGCTGTCAAGCCTCATACAATCTTGCGCCACAGCCCATACTGCAAGAGGATTTTCACAAAGGACCTCCTGAAGAAGTGA
- the LOC133743787 gene encoding annexin Gh1-like — protein sequence MSTLAVPAQVPSPAEDSEQLKKAFKGWGTNEDLIISILGHRNAAQRKAIRKTYAETYGEDLLKELDKELTRDFERIVMLWTLDPAERDAFLANEATKKWTSSNQVLAEIACSRSSHGLLLARQEYHSRYKKSLEEDVAHHTTGDFRKLLVPLVSSYRYEGDEVNMTLAKSEAKLLHEKISDKEYNHKEIIRILATRSKAQINATLNHYKNEFGNDINKDLKADPKDEYLAILRSTVKCLIRPEKYFEKSLRLAINRLGTDEGALTRVVATRAEVDLKIIKEEYHKRNSVTLDQAIKKDTRGDYESMLLALVGHENA from the exons ATGTCGACCCTTGCAGTCCCAGCACAAGTTCCTTCTCCGGCCGAAGACTCCGAGCAGCTCAAAAAAGCCTTCAAAG GATGGGGAACCAATGAGGACTTGATCATATCCATCTTGGGGCATAGAAATGCTGCTCAAAGAAAGGCTATCCGGAAAACTTATGCCGAAACTTATGGAGAAGATCTCCTCAAGGAACTGGACAAAGAACTTACAAGGGACTTTGAG AGGATTGTTATGCTTTGGACACTTGATCCTGCTGAGCGCGATGCATTTTTAGCCAATGAGGCAACAAAGAAGTGGACTTCAAGCAATCAGGTTCTTGCGGAAATAGCCTGCTCTAGGTCATCACATGGCCTACTTTTGGCAAGGCAGGAATATCATTCTCGCTACAAGAAGTCCCTTGAAGAGGATGTTGCACATCACACAACTGGGGATTTCCGCAAG CTTTTGGTGCCTCTTGTCAGCTCATATAGATATGAGGGAGATGAGGTGAACATGACTCTGGCAAAATCAGAGGCTAAGCTACTCCATGAAAAGATCTCCGACAAAGAATACAATCATAAGGAGATCATCAGGATTTTGGCTACACGTAGCAAAGCGCAGATCAATGCAACTCTCAATCACTACAAGAATGAATTTGGTAATGATATCAATAAG GATTTGAAAGCTGACCCCAAGGACGAGTACCTTGCAATTCTAAGGTCCACAGTCAAGTGTTTGATCCGCCCTGAGAAGTATTTCGAGAAGTCTCTTCGTCTGGCAATCAACAGACTAGGAACGGATGAAGGTGCTCTCACCAGAGTTGTTGCTACAAGGGCTGAGGTTGACCTGAAGATTATAAAGGAGGAGTACCACAAGAGGAATAGTGTCACTCTGGATCAGGCCATTAAGAAAGACACTCGTGGAGATTATGAGTCAATGCTACTGGCCCTGGTTGGACATGAGAATGCTTAA